A section of the Campylobacter lanienae NCTC 13004 genome encodes:
- the fliF gene encoding flagellar basal-body MS-ring/collar protein FliF — MDFKALFQQISQVVQNLSLKQKIVAASSIVLVIGFLVFLMLFSTNKSPEAQFEGYSVLFRNIDPAMSAQIINELETQGVSYKLADEGTILVPTNDVYRQRIAIASLGIVGDNKKGFEIYDTQDFGATENEQRVKFQRAIQGELSKTIESLEPIERASVYIAFPKDSVFTERQVPPTASVVVKIKDGSKLNRRQIEGIKRIVSGSVPNLKLEDVKIVTQDGVSLGDDDIMLENELVAAQIKYRSEFESSYEQKIIDMIGKFIGGKDKVTAKVSIEFDFSTKDSINEIYDPNSVIRSEQNIEEKREGKEPKDVGGVPGAVSNIGPVQGLEDNKPTELYSKNVANTNYEISKQTIKVKDQYATIKRVTAAVVVDGKYEFQTLEDGSKAQTPTYIPLDNTELDSIKSLVQQAIGYNANRGDEVTVSNFEFRKTGTIIQLSPLQKVIDTYFKPIMPILKYLVVLLILYIFYKKVITPFLTKMLEESKEDELEPVPEETNIQEEAEDTLEKFKAARKRVEDELGIGDNFDENELKYEVMLEKLKLIAGERSEEIATLLQTMLKNDSGFNSNKDF, encoded by the coding sequence ATGGATTTTAAAGCCCTATTTCAACAAATTAGTCAAGTCGTCCAAAACTTAAGCTTAAAGCAAAAGATAGTAGCTGCTAGCTCTATTGTTTTGGTGATTGGATTTTTGGTCTTTTTGATGCTATTTAGCACCAATAAAAGCCCAGAAGCTCAATTTGAAGGCTATAGCGTATTATTTCGCAATATAGACCCAGCTATGTCAGCTCAAATCATAAATGAGCTTGAAACACAAGGAGTTAGCTATAAACTAGCCGATGAGGGGACAATTTTAGTCCCAACTAATGATGTCTATCGCCAAAGAATAGCAATAGCAAGTCTTGGAATAGTAGGCGATAATAAAAAGGGCTTTGAAATTTACGATACTCAAGACTTTGGCGCTACTGAAAACGAACAAAGAGTCAAATTCCAAAGGGCAATCCAAGGAGAGCTATCTAAAACCATAGAGAGCCTAGAGCCAATAGAGCGAGCTAGTGTATATATCGCATTCCCTAAAGATAGCGTATTTACCGAGCGTCAAGTCCCGCCAACTGCCTCAGTAGTTGTGAAAATAAAAGATGGCTCAAAGCTAAATCGCAGACAGATTGAAGGGATAAAACGCATAGTATCTGGATCTGTGCCAAATTTGAAATTAGAAGATGTCAAGATAGTTACTCAAGATGGGGTATCTTTAGGTGATGATGATATAATGCTAGAAAACGAGCTTGTAGCAGCACAGATCAAATATAGAAGCGAATTTGAAAGCTCATATGAGCAAAAAATCATAGATATGATCGGCAAATTCATCGGTGGCAAAGATAAGGTTACGGCTAAGGTTAGCATTGAGTTTGACTTCTCAACCAAGGATAGCATAAATGAAATTTATGACCCAAATTCAGTTATTAGAAGTGAGCAAAATATAGAAGAAAAAAGGGAAGGAAAAGAGCCAAAAGATGTAGGCGGTGTGCCGGGTGCTGTTAGTAATATCGGCCCAGTCCAAGGCCTAGAAGATAATAAACCAACCGAGCTATACTCCAAAAATGTCGCCAATACCAACTATGAAATTTCAAAACAAACAATAAAAGTAAAAGATCAATACGCCACGATAAAAAGAGTAACCGCAGCCGTAGTCGTAGATGGAAAGTATGAATTCCAAACCCTAGAAGATGGCTCCAAAGCCCAAACCCCAACATATATCCCATTGGATAATACAGAATTAGACTCTATCAAAAGCCTAGTCCAACAAGCAATCGGCTATAACGCAAATAGAGGCGATGAAGTAACAGTTAGTAATTTCGAATTTAGAAAAACAGGCACAATTATACAATTAAGCCCACTTCAAAAAGTGATAGATACATATTTCAAACCAATTATGCCAATACTAAAATATCTAGTAGTTTTATTGATTTTATATATATTTTACAAAAAGGTTATCACGCCATTTCTTACTAAGATGCTTGAAGAGTCTAAAGAAGATGAGCTTGAGCCAGTTCCTGAAGAGACAAATATACAAGAAGAGGCCGAAGATACATTGGAGAAATTCAAAGCAGCTAGAAAGAGAGTTGAAGATGAGCTTGGTATCGGCGATAACTTTGATGAAAATGAGCTTAAATATGAAGTTATGCTAGAAAAACTCAAACTAATAGCAGGCGAAAGAAGTGAAGAGATCGCTACCTTACTTCAAACAATGTTAAAAAACGATAGCGGATTTAACTCTAATAAGGACTTTTGA
- the hisC gene encoding histidinol-phosphate transaminase, with amino-acid sequence MNFNPQISNLPIYEAGKPIELVIREFGINPKDIIKLASNENPLGCSPLALEAMEKSIKSANLYPDDSYYELKESLANLYMVNSKNIVIGSGSDQVIEFIMHAKLDPSKAILSAGVTFAMYGIYAQHIGAKIYKTTSPNHDLNELKALYNQHKNEIKVIFLCLPNNPLGECLDASEVYEFISGVDSDTLVVIDGAYMEFAKFKDKKKAINPKDIVLLSNAIYLGTFSKAYGLGGMRVGYGIANELIINRVSKLRAPFNITTPSLAAAIAAIKDQNFIDQTLQNNLKEMSIYEAFAQDNHIEFIPSYTNFITFVFDNSKNSTKICDNLLRKGIILRNLQSYGLNAIRITIGTKEQNIKVLEALKKEI; translated from the coding sequence ATGAATTTCAACCCACAAATATCAAATTTACCAATATACGAAGCTGGAAAACCAATAGAATTAGTCATTAGAGAATTTGGCATAAACCCAAAAGATATAATAAAATTAGCTAGCAATGAAAATCCCCTAGGATGCTCGCCACTTGCGCTAGAAGCTATGGAAAAATCCATAAAATCAGCGAATTTATATCCTGATGATAGCTACTATGAGCTAAAAGAGTCTTTGGCAAATTTATATATGGTAAATAGCAAAAATATTGTTATCGGAAGCGGAAGCGATCAGGTAATAGAGTTTATCATGCATGCTAAATTAGACCCAAGCAAGGCTATATTAAGCGCTGGTGTGACCTTTGCTATGTATGGAATTTACGCTCAACATATCGGCGCTAAAATCTATAAAACCACAAGCCCTAATCACGATCTAAATGAACTAAAAGCCCTATATAATCAGCATAAAAATGAGATTAAAGTTATATTTTTATGCTTACCAAATAACCCTCTTGGCGAATGCTTGGATGCTAGCGAAGTATATGAGTTTATCTCTGGTGTAGATAGCGATACACTAGTTGTGATCGATGGAGCGTATATGGAATTTGCTAAATTCAAAGATAAGAAAAAAGCTATAAACCCAAAAGATATAGTCTTGCTCTCAAACGCAATCTATCTAGGCACCTTCTCTAAAGCTTATGGTTTAGGCGGAATGAGAGTCGGATATGGAATCGCAAATGAGCTAATAATCAACAGGGTTAGCAAGCTTAGAGCGCCTTTTAATATCACCACACCGAGTCTAGCTGCGGCAATAGCAGCTATAAAAGATCAAAATTTCATAGATCAAACCTTACAAAACAATCTAAAAGAGATGAGCATATATGAAGCATTCGCCCAAGATAACCATATAGAGTTTATCCCAAGCTACACAAATTTCATAACTTTTGTATTTGATAATAGCAAAAATTCAACTAAAATTTGTGATAATCTACTAAGAAAAGGTATAATTCTACGCAATTTACAAAGCTATGGATTAAATGCTATAAGAATCACAATCGGAACAAAAGAGCAAAATATCAAAGTTTTAGAAGCATTGAAAAAGGAAATTTAA